In Neoarius graeffei isolate fNeoGra1 chromosome 17, fNeoGra1.pri, whole genome shotgun sequence, a single window of DNA contains:
- the LOC132901207 gene encoding olfactory receptor 1500-like yields MNHYSNFTLIEEFYLLGFPGLTPAYYATVGTFLLLIYLVLAGGNILSVVFVCYEKNLRKPTYLIFCNLAIVEFGFGTITMPKMIAKYLFNDETVTYLGCFVQMFFIHYFGAVTSFILLLMSFDQFIAICNPLRYRALVTNHSMAIACGIFWVIPVSWLILIIHQTIDMPFCDSNIITHLFCDQNSISILACGDLRKLRLLFLIMTMIVMLGPFVFIIFSYLVIIVTVLKIPNVQAKYKLFSTCSPQLLIISLYYLPRCAVYITDIKVQMSINNRVILVMWYSLLPPLINPFIFFFRTKEIKQTIIMKLRKRKISNQLNIPSD; encoded by the coding sequence ATGAACCACTATTCCAATTTCACACTTATTGAAGAATTCTACCTTCTTGGATTTCCAGGACTCACTCCAGCATATTATGCAACAGTGGGAACCTTTCTTCTCTTAATTTATCTCGTGCTTGCAGGGGGAAATATTTTAAGTGTGGTCTTTGTTTGTTATGAAAAGAACCTCAGAAAACCTACCTACCTTATATTCTGTAATCTTGCAATAGTGGAATTTGGTTTTGGAACCATCACAATGCCTAAAATGATTGCAAAGTACCTGTTTAATGATGAAACTGTAACCTATCTGGGATGCTTTGTTCAGATGTTTTTTATCCAttattttggggctgtcacttctTTCATTTTGCTTTTAATGTCCTTTGATCAGTTTATTGCCATATGTAACCCTCTTAGATACCGTGCTCTTGTTACAAATCATTCTATGGCAATTGCATGTGGTATATTTTGGGTGATTCCAGTCTCATGGCTGATACTGATAATTCACCAGACTATAGACATGCCTTTCTGCGACTCTAACATCATAACCCACCTCTTTTGTGACCAAAATTCTATAAGTATATTGGCCTGTGGTGATTTAAGGAAACTGAGATTGTTGTTCCTTATTATGACGATGATTGTGATGTTGGGGCCCTTTGTTTTCATCATATTTTCTTACCTAGTGATCATTGTAACTGTCTTAAAAATACCAAATGTCCAAGCAAAGTACAAATTATTCTCTACATGTAGCCCTCAGCTTCTTATAATATCTCTTTACTATTTGCCTCGATGTGCTGTCTATATTACAGACATAAAGGTTCAAATGTCTATTAATAATCGTGTTATACTTGTCATGTGGTATAGTCTACTTCCCCCTCTTATTAACCCATTTATATTCTTCTTTCGAACTAAGGAAATCAAACAAACTATCATCATGAAActgagaaaaagaaaaataagtaatCAACTGAATATTCCTTCAGActga
- the LOC132901208 gene encoding olfactory receptor 2AT4-like gives MTIYTEILYKNSTTNIPEFVLQGFQAIPAEYHGLLGTLFFFFYLMLASGNIFILVFVACEKSLQKPTYIIFCNLAISDLGFGTTTLPRIIAKYWLSENIVAFSGCFIQMYFVHYFGACSSFLMALMALDRFIAICNPLRYPVLIKNSTIAILCSMFWTGNLLQLGVITAHVLTIPYCGPNIIQHCYCDYLSITKLACADITEIKETSTPIAMTVLWGPLFFIIFSYVAIIISVMKISNKEGRYKMFLTCTPQLFIICLYYLPRSFVYIAFTVGFHFETNLHIAVVMMYSLFPALINPFIYCLRTKEIKDTLMKKFKQRQVRINGKTIFT, from the coding sequence ATGACTATCTATACTGAAATATTGTACAAAAACAGCACAACCAACATCCCTGAATTTGTCCTCCAAGGATTCCAAGCTATTCCTGCTGAGTATCATGGATTGTTAGGAacccttttcttctttttttatctGATGCTGGCATCTGGGAACATTTTCATCCTTGTCTTTGTGGCATGTGAAAAAAGTCTTCAGAAGCCAACGTACATCATCTTCTGTAATCTTGCAATATCAGATCTTGGATTTGGAACTACAACTCTGCCCAGAATAATTGCTAAGTACTGGTTATCTGAAAATATTGTAGCATTCAGTGGTTGTTTCATACAAATGTATTTTGTCCATTATTTTGGGGCTTGCAGCTCATTTCTTATGGCATTAATGGCCCTTGATCGATTTATTGCCATATGTAACCCATTGAGATATCCAGTGCTGATTAAGAACTCCACGATTGCAATTCTTTGTTCAATGTTTTGGACAGGAAACCTCCTCCAGCTTGGTGTAATTACTGCACATGTCCTTACTATACCTTACTGTGGCCCAAATATTATACAACACTGCTACTGTGATTATCTTTCAATAACTAAACTAGCATGTGCAGACATAACAGAAATAAAAGAGACTAGTACTCCCATTGCTATGACAGTACTGTGGGgccctttattttttattatattttcttATGTGGCCATCATTATTTCAGTCATGAAGATCTCAAATAAAGAGGGACGATATAAAATGTTTTTAACATGTACTCCACAGCTGTTTATCATCTGTCTGTACTATCTCCCAAGAAGTTTTGTGTATATTGCATTTACTGTTGGATTTCATTTTGAAACAAATCTCCACATTGCAGTGGTAATGATGTACAGCCTTTTCCCTGCCCTCATCAATCCATTCATATACTGCTTAAGGACAAAAGAAATTAAGGATACATTAATGAAGAAATTTAAGCAAAGACAGGTGAGGATCAATGGAAAAACTATTTTCACTTAA